CCCCATTCCCTGTTCCCACCCTCATAAAACAATTTTACAATCAATCATCCCTGCCACTGACAGAGGGGCAGAAAATCGGTTATGATATAATTTGCTGTGTTTATACGAAAAAATAATTTAAATGGCTAAAAAATCAATGATTGCACGGGAAACAAAACGTGCAAAACTAATTGCTAAATATGCTGACAAAAGAGCAGAATTAAAAGAGCAATTCAAACAAGCTCAAGATCCCTTAGAAAAATTAGAAATTCACCGTCAACTACAACAATTACCCCTCAATAGTTCCCCTGTACGTCAACGCAACCGTTGTTGGGTTACTGGAAGACCTAGAGGTTATTATCGTGATTTTGGTTTATCCCGTAACGTCCTCAGAGAATGGGCTCACAAAGGCTTATTACCCGGAGTTGTTAAATCTAGTTGGTAGGTTTTGTTTGGGGCAAAGGTTTATTCCTTGCCCTTTTTTTTGTCTAAATTGTTGGCTCGTTTTCCACGGTAATTTTTGTTTTATCCTCCTCAGCCGTAGAACAATAAGCATAGACGTAGCTTAGCATCGTGTTCCAAATGGCAATGGAAATAATCGCTAAAATCAGTAAAGGCAATTCTCGGGGAATTTGAAATAATAGGCCGATAATAATTAAAATTGAACCGAGACTATCGGAAACCGTAAGATTGTGAATTTTATATAATACTGTCCTTGATGATAGTAGGGATGATGTACCCCAAAACCAGAAAAAAATACCAACGGCAATAAAAGAATAAGTAAATATATCAGTCATGGGATTGTTTAATCTCCTCGAGATTTCCTTTTCAAGTTATGATCGATGATGTTAAGGGATTTGATTCCTTGTCATTGTCATTATATTGTAAATTTATTTTTGATTATGTGGAAATCGATTTTTAAGAGTAATATCATTGTTGCTTTGATTTTTTCGGTGTGTCTCTGGTTTGGTTTTTCTATCCCAGCTTTAGCTTTAGGAGGCATCCAACCCACGTTAAATGAACCTGCCCCAGAGTTTTCCCTTCCTAGCAATGGGGGAAATGGAGAGGTTTCTTTAGATGATTTTCGGGGTAAGTGGGTAGTGGTTTATTTTTATCCCCAAGACTTTACCCCCGGTTGTAC
This portion of the Cyanobacterium stanieri LEGE 03274 genome encodes:
- the rpsN gene encoding 30S ribosomal protein S14; this encodes MAKKSMIARETKRAKLIAKYADKRAELKEQFKQAQDPLEKLEIHRQLQQLPLNSSPVRQRNRCWVTGRPRGYYRDFGLSRNVLREWAHKGLLPGVVKSSW
- a CDS encoding monovalent cation/H(+) antiporter subunit G, with protein sequence MTDIFTYSFIAVGIFFWFWGTSSLLSSRTVLYKIHNLTVSDSLGSILIIIGLLFQIPRELPLLILAIISIAIWNTMLSYVYAYCSTAEEDKTKITVENEPTI